The Tamandua tetradactyla isolate mTamTet1 chromosome 13, mTamTet1.pri, whole genome shotgun sequence genome segment CTTTCTGATGAGCCGCCTCATCTGTGGGATAAAGGGCCCAAATCTGCAGTAAGGGAGTTTGAAAGCTCATTGTGCTGACAATCTGAAAACACCGAGAACAGATTTCACCCTGACACTAATTAACTGGGAAATTTACCTTGCctttttgagttttgttttccccatctgcaaaatcaGATAATAATATCTACTATTACAGAGTTGCTTttagaattatataaaataatatattgccTGGAAACTTCTCAACATTGACCCTAGTATATGGTCAGTACTAATGTATTCATTCTTATTAACAGATGTAATAATGATGGACCCCCATTTGTGTGCCCAGAGGTGACTCCTCAGGCCATCAAAGGCCATCTCCAAGTTGTTCTCAACTATTTGTCCTGCTCcagtggcagggggtgggggatacAATACCCTCTCAGCAGTCCTACTGGTCCACTAAGGCAGTAATTCTCAATCTGGGTCCATTCTTTCCAGCTCAGGGTGACTTGATAAAAGTCTCCAGGTAATTTAGACAACTGTCTATTGCCCTTACTAGGGTGCATGCTCATCACTCCTGTCCCCCGCACTTCCCCTGCCACTGAGATTTATTGCTCCGGACAGTGAGTCTTAAGCAGAGTCCACATCAGTATCTCCCAAGGAgctttgttaaaatatacttgctGGATCCTACTGCAGACCTAACATGTCATAATTTTTCCCGGTGGGGCATGGGCAAGTGTATTTTGCCGTCTCAGACAATGCTGATATATAGGCCTGGTTAAGAATTATTGTCTCTTTGGATGTCTTTCTGTCCAGGGCTGTCTCACTCAGCAAGCACAGTACTAAATCTTCTAGCAAACACCAGTGGTGTCCACGAAGCTTTTCAAAGCTCAAAGATATAGACTCGGTGTGTCAGACTAAGGAGGCAAACCCCTTGGTGGTAAGGTACAGATGACAAGAACTCAGCATCTAAAGGGGCTCTGTATAGAGCCCTGGGAATGATGCTTACCAAGCACTTAACAGAAGGCAGCTATGGTTATTATTAATAGTCATGTATTGCCCTCAGGGTCCCCAGTCTTTGAAAGGCCTGTTTCCATTCAAGAAATGACTCCAAATTCAGGAATTAAGAAACCAGTTGGCTGTTTgggaaacatttagaaaatgtgaCAAAAGATGTAATATATAGCAGGAGagatttcaagaaagaaaaacattgtgGCCTTGgatttcatttcccttttcccaaAATTAGATAGGAAGCAGATGGCGGAGTGACGGTTTTCCCAAATTCTCTGAATAACTCAGTGAACCCCAGATTGCCACAGACTTTGATtttttatctctgaatatttACACTAGAAGTTTGGGGCTAATTTTGCTATGCAAAAATTCCTATAGCAACATTTCAACTGAGACTCGTGGCACCGTCCCTGACTCCTGCAAAGAGACTCTAGAGTAGAGACTTGAGTAGAAGATGGGAAATGATGGCCTCCGCAGAGGGAGGACTTTCTGCCTCTGGCTTTTTTTAGATTCTTCAGAAAGGAATTAGAACAGCTCCTCAGAATTGCAATGGGAAGGAGAGGTTCATGGCACTGGTTCCAACATAGGGAGATAAAGGTACTGAGATCAAATGAACCACTGTGAACTACTTTGGACAGAACAGATTTTGAGTGTCTACTGTCGAGCAGCAGCATCAGTAACTATCACTGGCTGGTgtcattgggggggggggggctgcagaCCTCAGCTGGCAGGTGATGCTCAAAGTCATTCATTTAGACCCCACCCAGCCAAACAAGATCTGCACCTTACTGAGCAGAGAAGGGGTCTGTGCCATTATTGGAATTTCTGGCTTAGGTAATTAATACATATTTTGGTTTAGTAGTTCCCTAAataaacaagtttttttttttccaggtgtaTAATCTCTCTCCTGCTGACATTTTCTATATTCCTGGGCCTTACCCTCACACTGTCTGCCTGCTCACCTGAAAAGTGCAGATATCACAGTGCAAGATGGTGCTCTAGAGAATATTAAAATCTATTATAGGTTATCGAGCATGCAAGGAAAAACTTGTCGTTCATACACCCGCGCAATTCTATCAAACAGAACATGGAAATTATTCTCCTTTGTCAATACCCTCCCCTTATTGAAAGATGATGTGTGTGCTTCTcaaattgggggtggggtgggtgggtggggtggagagtGGTGTCTAGTTTTCCTGCCTCAACAAAGACAGAACGGTTTCCGGAGACCAGAGCTGGGCAATCAGAGAGGAAGGATCGGGCCTCTGGGATCTGGAGGAAAGGTGGGGCCGTACAGCTTCAGGGCGTACGTCAGTCTTGGGCTGCAGGGGGTGCTGAGCTCTTCCCGATACGACTTCATTAGACGAATACCCACTTCGGTGCGGGTAGAAAACAGAGATATCGACAAAGAAGCTTTAGGAAGATTTCTCAACGTGACAAGgtgcattttataatttctttcccAAGTTTGAACCCAAATTGTCCTGCGACCGGAGAAGTCGTTGGAGGCAGAATAATGCAGGGGTTGGTGGAAGGTCGGGGCCGGAGGTCGTTCCCAGTCATGACGGCGAGCGGCCAGCAGGTGTCAGTGCGCCTCGCTCTGTCGCGGCGCGCGGCCTCTGCCTCCAGGACACTCTCAGTCGCGGTCTTGGGGGCGCGGGAGGACGCGCGGCGTGTGTCCGTTAGAATGCTCTGCCGTGGGACGCGTGGCCATCCTTCCCAAACCGAGCTTTAAACTCTGGGGGTTCGCTCAGCGTGGGTGCCACCGTTCGCCCCGAGGATTCGATGAACCACGCCTTCTTCCTTCGTAGGATCCAGCTCCCCGGCTGCGGGAGCACCTGCGGACTAGGCGGCTGACGGGAAGGGGCTGCTTCCTATGCCACCCGGTAGATTCCTCCAGATTGCGGCAGGCATCTCCGCCACCCCATCCTCTCAAGACGCAGCTGATGGGGGTACTCCGGGTGTCGCTGTTTTCTGCTCGGCGATCGGGGGTCCGCAGCCATTCCAGCAGGGGCGCTCCCACTCCCCAGGCGAGCTTTTAAGCCCTCTGTGAGGTGGCTGCTCTCTGAGGGCCTGTCCTGCTGGGGCGCAGCGCTCAGGGGTGGAATGGGGCAGGCTAGAGACGCAGAAGGGAGGTGCGAGGGGCGGGGGAGGGTCGGCTTCCAGTGGGGGCTGACGCGGCTGGCCGGCGCTTGATCTGGGGAAAAACGAGTCCACGTGAGTGCTGGGAGCAGCAGCGGCTTGGTGCGGTGCAGACGCCAGAGCGTGGCGCCGCCAGCCACTCAGCGCCTTTTCCTTCCAGCCTGCTCTCCGGCCCACTCACGAGTTATCGGACCTGCGCCGGCCGCGCTCCGCGCCGGAGCTCAGAGCGTCTGGGGACTCCCAGGAGAACGCCCGCCCAGCGTGCCTCCTGGAGGGCTGGTAGCCCCCTGCTGCAGCCGAGAGGAGGGGCCTTCATGCGGTCCTCACACGTATACAGTGCGCCACCCGAGCTCCGCGCGCTGCACCGGGCCAGCAGGGCGGACTTTGGAAGTCCCGCGGCGCTCGGAGGCGGTAGAGTGCGCGCCTGGACCGGTGGGTCCGACCGCAACGCGGCGTTCGGAAGAAGCGAGAGAGTCGGTAGTCGCTTCGGGGATGTAAGCAGACAACACGACTCCGAGCCCGCATCAGCACCGACTTAGGTGCCTTCCGGGGTGGGGGCGGGCCGCACAGGTAAGACCTCTTGCTTTCGATCAGGTAAGAGTCAAGATATacgtatataaatatattaatttctgtCGTCCTTACAAGTCATCAGGCACgatgatttctctctttcttgaagAATAAATTGTTCTTAACGGCGCGCCTATCACTTCTCTCAGTCTCTTAGAAATAAAACTTGGCTGTGCTTAGGGGGGAGAGACAAGGCGCCCACCGGAGCGTTGAGCGCAGTCTGGGCGTGTTCCGGAGCCGCGCTCGTGGGCCGCTAACAGCCCAGTCGGGTCGGTCCTTGCTGTCCCTCCATGTGAGGCGCAGCGGGCGAGGCGGGCGGGGAGGAAGAGGGGACACGGGCGCCGCGCCAGAAGGAGCTGGCAGCAGGCCTGGCGAACGGGCGCCAGCGTTCATGTTCCGCCAGGAGCAGGTGGCGCGGGCGTTCGCGCATGGGTCCTACAGCCGGACGCGGACAAACGAGCTGGAATGGGACCGAGGCGCCAGGGGGCGGCGCCGGGCCACCCTTACTCTTGCAGGTGACGCTGACGTGGTGGTTGGCTGGCCTGTCATGTGCTACGGTGTTCGGCAACGTGCTAGTCATCATCGCCGTGTTCACCAGCGCGCACTGAAGGGCCCAGAACCTCTTCCTTGTGTATTGGCTCGGCGACATCTGGTGGCCACGTTGTCATCCCCTTCTCTTGGCCAACGAGGTTATGGGCTACTGGTACTTCGGTAGGGCGTGGTGCGAGATCTACTGGCGCTCGACGTGCTGTTCTGCAGTCGTCCATCGTGACCTGTGCGCCATCAGTTGGACGTATGGTCCATCACGCAAGCCATCGAATACAACTGAAGGCACGCGCGCGCATTAGGCCATCATTGTCACCGTGTGGGTCATCTCGGCCGTCTCTTTCCCGCCGCTCATCTCCATCGAGAAGAAGGGCGGGGCGGCGGCAGCAGCGCGGAGCGCGCTGCGAGATCAATGACCAGAAGTGGTACGTCATCTGTCGTGCATCGGCTCCTTCTTCGCGCCTGCCTGCCTCATGATCTGGTCTACGTGCGCATCTATCAGATCGCCAAGCGCCGCACCGCGTGCCACCCAGTCGCCGCGGCCGGACGCCTCAGCGCGCCGGCTGGGGCGCCGAGCGCAGGCCAACGGCCTGGGTCCCGAGCGCGCACGGGTCCCACGGGCGCCGAGGCCGAGCAGCTGCCGGTCCAGCTCAACGGCGCGCCGGGGAGCCCCGCCGCGGGGCCGCGGGAAGCTGACCTCTGGACCTGGAGGAGAGCTCGTCGTCGGAGCATGCGAGCGGCCCCGGGGCTCCGCAGGCCGCGTGGCCCGCGGGCTAAGGGCAAGGCCGGGCGAGCCAGGTGAAGCCCGGGGACAGCCTGCCGCGCGCGGGTCGGGGACGGCGGTACCAGGGGCCCCGGGATCCCGGCCTGGGAGGAGCGCGCAGGGGGCGCCAAGGCGTCGCGCTGGCGCGGGCGGCGAACCGCGAGAAGCGCTTCACGTTCGTGCTGGCCGTGGTCATCGGCGTGTTCGTGGTGTGCTGGTTCCCTTCTTCTTCACCTACACGCTCACGGCCGTCGGCTGCACCGTGCCGCGCACGCTCTTCAAATTCTTCTTGGTTCGGCTACTGCAACAGCTCGCTGAACCCGGTCATCTACACCATCTTCAACCACGACTTCCGCCGCGCCTTCAAGAAGATCCTCTGCCGCGGGGACAGGAAGCGGATCGTGTGAGCGCGTGGCCCGCGCCAGCTTATCCACTCACGCTGACCGCAGGCCGCCGGGATCCAGCGGCGCGTCTGCACAGCCGGAGCGCTCTGAACCCGGGGCCTGCCCACTCTGTGTTTCCTGCCCGGCGGGTGCTCTGCGGCCCTTCCGGGCACTGCTCTTCCCTACCAGGGAAAAGTGCTACTGGGAGGACCAAGCGCTTCCTAGTTGCTTTAGGGCCACTCCTGCTCCGGAGGGATCTTCCGGGCTCTTGGGCGGCGCCTGATCAGTATTGTTTCCTGAAGACGTTTCCCCCTCCGCTGCGAGTCCAGCTCCTGGGGTCTTCAGAGCGGCCTTGGGCCCCGGCGGGCGGTCGCGGGCGAAGGGTTAATGGATGGGTGTTGTGGGGCCCTGGCTAATTGCCCTCCCTCTACAACTCTCGGGTTTTAAACAAACGCTCAGGGCAGCCCTGCCGCCTCCCGCTCCCCCTCCCCGCCCTGTAAATATGCACTGTTTTTGATAGTTCAGGCTGGGGGGGCCGGGCAGATGTCGGTTAGCGCTGGTCCTGAGGCTGGAATCGTGGCCGTGGGAGCTGCCTTTGAGGCAGACACCGAGTCTCTGGTCCGGGCCAGGCCCTTTGCAATGCAAACCCTTTTCTAGTGTTACTACGTCCCTCTGTGTCCTTTTCACCAGCAGCTGGTGACGGTCCCTTGGAGCTGCACCTGCTTGGAGATTTCCTCACGACGAAAAGGTTTCTGGCCATTTCCCCACCCTGTGCCTAACAGCATAATTGCCTTTTCCTATGTAAATATTACCATGGTGGATCAAGGCAGGAGAAGATGAACCTTTCCGCCTCGCGTCGGTCCTGTGTATAAAGCCATGAGCCTCCCACGCACCGCGCAGGCCCCAATAACTCACTTGAAAGCCGGCTCCTTCCTTCCGGGTGTTCCTCCCCCCTCCTGGGGTCCCTGCTGGAAGGTGGGGTGTGTTGCTATCACGTATGTTCGTGCGTCCCTCCCTCCCCGAGAGCGCTGACTACCAGGAAACGTTTTCTCTGCTGTTTTTAGACACAGGAGTGGAAATTGTGTGGAAGAAACGAACCTGATGCCATTTGCCCAGTGTAAACAGTTGGAAGAGACAGATGGGCCTGCAAGTGGACAGTTCCTGCCCCGAGAACTCTTAGGTATCAAAAGCGTTTCCCCGCCCATCCCACCTCTGCTTTTCTGGTGGAGATTGTGTCAGTGGTGAACTCCCCAGGTCGGGGGAGGAGGGCGGAGACCCCAAGTTTACAGCGGCGTTTCTACACGTTTTAGACACTCTTTAAGGCCTGCACTCTTATTTCACTAAAGAAAAACTAACGTCAGCACATATTGCTAAtgacagtggttttttttttttaataaaaggtttACAGATcaaatgtgaaataaaacataaattaagTGGTCCTGTCTGTTACTTGAGTTTTCAAAAACTTTAAGACCCTGGGTGCTTTGGATGTTacgtgttttttttaaattaaaaagcacacatgcctcaaaaaaaaaaaaaaaaagtacacatgcATTATAAAATACTGTTAACTCTAAGGGTAAGAACAAAATTCCCATTTACCAAGGGGTTTCTGACTACCAGGCACTGTGGCCATCAGCCCCTCACATGCCCTGGCTCCCTGAAACTTCCCAAGGACCCTTTGAGGtaagtgctattattatccccatttcacaagTGGAGAAACCGAGTCTTCACTTGCTCAAGGGTAACAGCAGGTAAGTGGTGAAAGTGCATTTCTATCCAGCTCTATCTGGTTCCGGGGTCTGTGCTCCTCACCACAAAGCTTTACCTTTCCAGCATCATCAGCATCACGGCTTTGCTGAACGCCACCAGCAGCAAGAGCTCATTGTAAAGGCTGCTGGACACGAAAAAATATGGGTTACAGCCCAAAGTGTGGGATACATTCCCAAATGTGCGATATACCTGAAAATGCGGTAATTACAGAGTGTGGCAGAGACTCCATAGTGTGGTGTATGCTCAGAGAACGGCCCGAACACCTACATAGAAACACGTGTTAGGTTTTGGCTCCAGTTGTCTCCTGCCAAAAGAGTGCATCCTTCCTCTGGTATTTCTGTAATTTCGAGGTCTGCCTGCTATCTGGGAGGCTTAAGGTCCTCATCCTACGATTATGGTGATTTGGAGCTAAAAGTGCCCTTAGAGACCCAGGAATTCAACCCCTTCTGACAGTTGAGGCAGGTCCAAGAGGAAGTGAATTACTCCGGGTCTGGTGGAGCCATGTTAGAAAACAGGGTGCGCCATAATTCTGTGGGGACATAGTTGGATGCAGCATGGATGAGCAGACATTCCTCAAGGAACTGGGCTTAAGGGACAAACAACTGGCAGGTGGTGGATTGGGGAAACCGGCACTGCAAGCCCCACCACCTGCAGCATCATGTGCAGACAAGCTCAGTGCGCCCCCTGCAGGCAGATTCTGGCTCTCCTCCAggtgttttctgcattttctggGGCAGCACCTGTCTCGGAGGTTCcttcttttccttaatttctctGATTGGGATGAGAgagtgtgtgtggtgggggtgggggtgggggaagggcagaGAGCCCTGAGAAGGGATCTGGGTGCTGAGGGTCCTGGGAGGGGAAGACGATGGTTTTGAGCGGTTTGTTGAAAGGTGGGAAGAAGTTCCCACCATTGTCCGGTTACCTGGGCCTGGACCCAGACCCACAGGGTGGGCAAGCCCTGAGTTTGGCGGCCCCTGCCTGGGGGCTTTGTGAGCCACTCTGGCAACGGTGGCACCAAAGCTGGCTGCCTGCTGCGATGCTGTGTCGTGCTCTCCACCCccagccagcctcttcctccccacccctgggTACCCATCACCCCAAAGGCAAACAGTGCCAGACAATAGGGCAGTCTGGCAGGCCCCCAGGAACCTGGCTGTGTGTCCCAGACACCCAGGCAGATACAAACACTGCTCATTGTTGACTCTCTCTCTTCTGCTCTGTCTGCTGGGGAAGTATTTGCCTTGCCTTCAGCCCAGGAGGCCCTGCTCCCGGGAAAAGGGGGAGATGCGGGCAGTGGTACCAGGTGGGGCCGGTCCTCGCTGTCCCTCCCCCAGTGCAGCAGCAGAGAAGTCTCAGAGATggttgggggctggggggagggggagctggGAGCAGGAGCCCAGGCTTGGATGCTGTTTGTTCATTGCTGAGGGTTCAGCAGAAGTCTACaaaggtctggggtgggggtggggggaactgaGGAGGTGCTATGGTAGTCCAGGGGTCATAGCCTAAATGGGGGAGGGCCAGACAGCCTGGTCACCTCACAGCTCCCTGTCCACATTGTCTGAATCCCAACTGGTCCAAGAGGGTCTGTCCTTGTGGCCCTGTCTCCTGTTTTAGGTAACTGTGGTTGGGGTGTCAAAAGCCCTGGGCTTTGGGTTCTGAGGTGGGTCTCGGCAGGACTATTCCCGCAGAGTGAGTTGAAGTGGGCAGCGGCAGTGCCCTCGTTCCAGCCTGGGCCAAACACCACCTCCCTCTTcttgtttttgatttttgttcAATCTTTGCTGTTCATCGGGGCTGGAGGGGAGAGTGATAGAAAAAGCAACCTAGACTTTCCCTGCTCTATGATCCTAGAATCAAATCCTAGTTTTCGAGCCTGGCATGTCCTCACACATCCTCAACAGCCACACCGAAGCGATGAGGGGCCTGAGGCCCAGGAAAGCCGGCTGAGTCCTTTGAACCCCCTCCTGCCCATGACTGATGGGCTGGTGCCAGAAGCATCCAACATGACTTGTGGTGACGAGTTGCTGGTAAACCCCAGAGAACCCCTCTGTGCCTGCTCTGTGCTAGGCCCTGTGAGGCAGCTCTGACCCTTTCCTGCAAAGCCCAGTAGTTAGTTGCCCCTGCGCGGGTCAGCAGAGATTCAGGCCTGCCTGCCCTCTGGGAGCCTTCAGGCTGCATGGGGAGCTGGGATGTACCTGGGGGAAGCATTAGATAGTCATTCACCAGTGTCAGGGTGGGGGAAGGCGGCAAAGGCAGAGCCAGAGGGGTTGGGGAGCAGGATGTAGGAATCTGGATGTGTAGACTTTGGTggaaggggcaggggagaggaggcAGTTTGCTCTGGGCCTGGCAGCTGAGCCCTGCGGGACTGTCCCGGCCCTGTGGAGCTTTCATTTCTCCCACCTGACCCCTGCAGATGTCACGGCAAGTCCCTGTCCCCACTTGGGGGCACACATCAGGAAGCCTCCCCGCTCCCCACTCAAGGAGGGTAGCCGGATCCTGCAGCCCAGGCCCCTGCCCTGCCGCTACCACAGTGGGGACCTGGGGTGTGGGAAGGGAGCTCCTTCCCCAACAGAAGCACACCCAAGAAGAAAGCTCTTTGAAGTCTCTCAGAGGATCATAAACACCAGGGTTTGTTTTGAAAATAGCATCGATCTCCTCAATTACCAGAAATCCTGGGGTTTAGAGTCTGATACAAAAAGGGAAAAGGGCTTATTGGAAAAAACCTGGACCTGGGAGGTCAGAAGCCTGGGTTCTAGTCCCAGCTTTGCCTTTTACCAGctaggtgaccttgggcaactccTCTCGCCCTGTTTCTTCATTAGCAAAATGAAGGGGGTTGTTTTAGATAAGTGTTACGTAAAAGTGTGCTCCTGGGAGTTTGACCTCAAAAtctctatgtatgtatgtatgtatgcatctATCTATCTCTGTCATCCACCTGATGAAATGCTGCATTAGCAACCTTTAATAGGTACCTTTTCTACAGGACTTTTCAGAGCCTTAAGTATGCCCTTGCAGTTTGTGATTCTTTGAGAAGGGATGATACGATGTTCTCCTTCCCAAACCCCCTGatcttcaaaattttattttttacagaacATCTCAGCAAATCACATTTGTCGGAACACTTGGGTAATACTGAGCTGAAGCATCTCATGGGGTTTTCTGTTGGTGTGTTTTCAGATTCTATAAAATGCCTGCTCAACTCTCTCCTGTCCTTTGTGGGTGGGGATGCTGGGCAGGGACCAAATCTTACGTTATCCTTGGCATCAGCTGGTCTCCAAGGGCCATCGGCCTCACTGAGGTTTGGGGTTGAATCGAAGGTTTACCGTGTTTCTCAAATGTGGGCTATGCTTCTGCGTGgtgtatgtgtgcacgtgtgtgaaTGTTTGTGTGCACAGGCTACACTTGCCTGTATGTTATCTATGTACGCGTTCATGTATGAATGAGTGTGTTTATGTGTTTGTGGCAAGATGCAGTCTGCTTCAAATGGATACCAAAGCCTCCTTGTCCCCGGGACCTGGATTAGGGGCATCAGGGAGAGTTATCCTGGGAGAAGTCACAGAAGGGAATTAAGGGGTGTTGCGTCATTGATTCTAATAGCAATTTGCTGTGAGTTGGCTCCTCCCTTGCTTCCTTCTCTCCTCAGCTGTAAAACCACTCCCTTGCCAGGCCAATGGAGCTGAGTGGGAAGAAGGAGTTGGGGATGTGGGAAAGGCTGACACTGGCTCTCTAGCAAGCATTTTCTGGAACACTCGGGCTGACCCATTCTCTGTGGAAGGGGGCTTTGGGATTGAGGGAATTTGGGGGGACTTGTGAAGTCAGGAGTGGTCTTTAAGGTTCTTTCCAATCTGTATAAGGACAGCAACTTGGGAACTCTGTGGAATCTGAAACTATGAGAAACGAGGTGGCATGCTGAGAAGGGGTGAGTGACGAGAGCTTATGAAGGACAATTTACAATGTGTAGACAGAGTTAAGAAAAATCCGCAAGGGGTAGAGAAGCACCTTGGGAGTTGCATAGTGAGTGGGAAGCTGTTAGCATCCTTAGGTTGGGAAAGTCCATGGGGAAGAAGCTGTTACCAGACTATAGCTGTGGGCACGGACCCCTGGCAGGCGCTGTTGGTAGAGCACCATGGCAGCCATTGGCAAACTGTCTGGACAGGCGAGAGCTAGGGGTGGTGGCCCCTCGACCTCTCTCCCTCCCGCAGCCTGCTCTCTGCTCGTGTCTCCCATTAGCCAGAACTCGTTGCAGAAGAGAGTAATCAGATCTGATAAGCTCCACATCTGGGAATCACTCTCCTCCTTCCTGCCCCAGGCGTGTCCAACCTCCTCCAGGAGAAAAGCCCTCTGTTTTCAAGGAGTTTAGCCTCTCTGTTTTGCCTTCCCCGAGGAGCTTTCAGCAGCTGATTCACTGTCTTTATCAGGGCCTTTTCCTATGTCCCTCCATACTTGCTTATTTGCTGGAGACTGAACTCTTAAATTTCAACATCTGCTTGTTTGGGGTGGAGCTTTCTTTCCCAGGAGCTGCCTGTGGGGGTGCCCAGGTCTTGGAGGGAATGGTTGGGATTCCTAAGAAAAGCACCTTAAAGCTGGAACTTTGGAGTCAGAAAGACCTGAATTCAAATTCTGGTTCCATTGTTTTGATTTCAACCTTGAATTGAAGATGGAGACTCAGTTTCCCTATTTGTAACTTGGAGATAACAGTCTCTAGTATTGTGGGGAGGGCTAAGTAGGTGGCCCAGGGGAATTGTCCAGAGCAGTACCTGccacatgggggtggggtggggaggggtggtggtggggttgcCATGTGTTGGTCTTTTCCAGCCCAGTGTTGGAGCTGAGGGGCTCTTTGGCTCATGATGCCACTCTGGGATGAGCTGGGTGGGACTGGCCATTTTGGGGGGGCCCTGCAAGCTGCCCTGTGACCAGTGTTTCAGGGGGGTTCTTAACAGGGATTCAACCTCTTAGGTGGTcagctccctctctctctccagcctgaTGGGAGAGCTTGGGGGCTTCAGTGGAGCAGCGGCATGGGAGTGAATGAGCTCCAAGACACGTGTTCTGCTTTGTCCAAGGTCTCACAGTGACAGCCATGGGCCCCAGCAAAGCCAGCCCCGTAACCAGGTCTCCCTTCTCTGAGTTTAGTGTTCCTGCTGCTCCGTTGCCCTCCAGACTTGTTTTACTGTCTCCCGAACTTCACCCTCTTGCCTCTGCCTCGATAACTATGCTCAAGCTGTTATCTTCCATGTGGAAATTGCAAACACATTCTTCCTCTGCTGCCTGGCAAAATCGCACCCAAACTTTAAATCCAAGCTACACCACAACACTTTCTCACTTCAGTAGTGAAAGAACCTGGGGTTTGGCATCAGTTATAGCAGTGCTTAAACCCTGGGTCTACCTCCCTGTCAGCTGCCCTCCCTGGCCGCAGAGGCAGCAAATGCCCAACGGGGGCGCTAAGTGAGGGCTCCGAGCTGCTGCTGAGAGGGGCTGAGAGGGGCTGAGAGGGGCTGCTCCAGGGTGGGCATGTGGCCATTCTCTCAGACTCTGAGGGAGGGTCTTTGCAGCACTCGCCCTTCTCAAAGGGTGTGGGGCCAGGGACTGGTGTCTCCACCAGCACTGCAGGGCTCACTGCCTGGGGAGTTTTGGGTCAGAAGAGTTTCAAATGGAAACCAAGAGGAAAGTACGAGAAATGCAGATTGTTTTGGTCTTGGAACGATGTACCCCCTTCGGTCACCCGGAGTGCATGACTTCTCCCAGGCTGCTCAGCACCTGGGTGAGAGGAGCTTCCAAAGAGGGGCTTTGTACCCTGGCTCCCTCTCTGGCTCCCTCTGGGTCCTTGAACATATTGTTTAGTTTTCCAGGGCCTCCATATTCTCCTATGAAAAATAGGTAAGATATTACCTACCTCATGGGGCTGTTGTGGGACTAAAGGAGGCAATGAATGTGCAGCAGTGACTGTTTGGCTCAGAGAGGGGGCCTCAGCCGGGTGAGCCGTCGCCCTCGGGGAGGGGCTTCCTAGGAGCCCTGTCGTTGTGGGTCCACATTCCACGGCTGGTCTGCCCCGGGTTTCACAGCCCTCCCTGTTCCTAGAGGGTAAGTTCTGAGAGGGCCTGGCACATCAGGAGGGGAGGGGCACCCACTGTTCCAAGCTTCTTAGTCGCTCAGCTTTTCGGTGCCTCATCTGTATAATGTTTTCTTGTGTGTGAGTGAAGAAATATGTGTTAATGCAAGTTATTATGATTATCCTTTGTTTGGCACCATGCTAAGTGCTGAGGATACAAAATTAGAAGGACCTGATTCCTGTCCTCAGCCTAGTGAGGGAGAAGCTGAGAGCCCTACAGCCATGCCCCGTGCGTTTTATGTAACGGTGAGGAATCGGAAACAGCTTCTGACCCACAG includes the following:
- the ADRA2A gene encoding LOW QUALITY PROTEIN: alpha-2A adrenergic receptor (The sequence of the model RefSeq protein was modified relative to this genomic sequence to represent the inferred CDS: inserted 18 bases in 14 codons; substituted 3 bases at 3 genomic stop codons); this translates as MTASGQQVSVRLALSRRAASASRTLSVAVLGAREDARRVSDPAPRLREHLRTRRLTGRGCFLCHPVDSSRLRQASPPPHPLKTQLMGVLRVSLFSARRSGVRSHSSRGAPTPQRRRREVRGAGEGRLPVGADAAGRRLIWGKTSPRECWEQQRLGAVQTPERGAASHSAPFPSSLLSGPLTSYRTCAGRAPRRSSERLGTPRRTPAQRASWRAGSPLLQPRGGAFMRSSHVYSAPPELRALHRASRADFGSPAALGGGRVRAWTGGSDRNAAFGRSERVGSRFGDPRSWAANSPVGSVLAVPPCEAQRARRAGRKRGHGRRARRSWQQAWRTGASVHVPPGAGGAGVRAWVLQPDADXTSWNGTEAPGGGAGPPLLLQVTLTWWLAGLSCATVFGNVLVIIAVFTSAHXRAQNLFLVYWLGDIWWPRCHPLLLANEVMGYWYFGRAWCEIYWRSTCCSAVVHRDLCAISXDVWSITQAIEYNXRHXRAHXAIIVTVWVISAVSFPPLISIEKKGGAAXQQRGARCEINDQKWYVIXSCIGSFFAPACLMXLVYVRIYQIAKRRTACHPVAAAGRLSAPAGAPSAGQRPGSRARTGPTGAEAEQLPVQLNGAPGSPAAGPREADXLDLEESSSSEHASXAPGLRRPRGPRAKGKXRASQVKPGDSLPXRGSGTAVPGAPGSRPGXERAGGAKASRWRGRXNREKRFTFVLAVVIGVFVVCWXPFFFTYTLTAVGCTVPRTLFKFFXWFGYCNSSLNPVIYTIFNHDFRRAFKKILCRGDRKRIV